The Quercus robur chromosome 7, dhQueRobu3.1, whole genome shotgun sequence genome has a segment encoding these proteins:
- the LOC126691860 gene encoding uncharacterized protein LOC126691860: MDKQAHFHKKVANMKCQRVKKEESFVSALDDEAIEVENLLAEPKNEHVSVDGVLSFGGENLGKGLQMDDFSCGFEYGLRTNSGGLDSNTTQEGEDLQLEVLDGFLDEVEEVDDLEATHGLSNACEDFLLDIEFEKVELISGPRVGSYVGNSSSESQSPGLSGSSNGAVGISESSTVTIPTSECKNGAINKSLTCELHGGFRSKCGCQTPAEDLASLELRKFDDFDNDDKSFLEASKIGGVLREKRLRKPTRRYIEEVPNKKPKCLKGREKYLAAATKDTSLKVRSHSELHNVRRRALTVVHGEKPLRVASIQSVSEVRARRGRPKKQVTKQAPILPPESDEEPLSSESEDDRVTKKKSKKHDRRKHQRMWTLSEVMKLVDGISDHGIGRWTDIKRNLFSASAYRTPIDLRDKWRNLLRASGAQKASKKGVEQKQEHALRPLPTSLLKRVRELAKIHPYPRVRMSKKSSLGQVAPLMLPGPSKGAPSNLGGGRTVRRKNCT; this comes from the exons ATGGATAAACAAGCACATTTTCATAAGAAGGTTGCCAACATGAAATGCCAGAGG gtaaaaaaagaagaatcatTTGTTTCTGCTTTAGACGATGAAGCAATTGAAGTTGAGAACTTACTTGCGGAACCAAAAAATGAGCATGTTTCAGTAGATGGTGTCCTGAGCTTTGGTGGGGAGAATCTGGGAAAAGGCTTGCAAATGGATGATTTCTCCTGTGGATTTGAGTATGGACTAAGAACAAATAGTG GTGGGTTGGATTCTAATACTACTCAGGAAGGAGAAGATTTACAACTTGAA GTTCTTGATGGATTTCTGGATGAAGTTGAGGAAGTGGATGATCTGGAAGCGACACATGGTCTCTCCAATGCATGTGAAGATTTTCTTCTGG ACATTGAATTTGAGAAAGTTGAATTGATTTCTGGTCCTCGTGTGGGATCATATGTGGGAAACTCAAGCTCAGAGAGTCAGTCTCCTGGATTAAGTGGAAGTAGTAATGGTGCTGTAGGGATTTCAGAGTCATCAACAGTGACTATTCCAACATCCGAATGCAAGAATGGTGCTATTAACAAGTCATTAACCTGTGAGTTACATGGTGGCTTCAGGAGCAAATGTGGATGTCAAACACCAGCTGAAGACCTTGCTTCACTTGAATTAAGGAAATTTGATGACTTTGATAATGACGATAAGAGCTTTTTAGAAGCGAGCAAGATTGGTGGAGTTCTTAGAGAGAAGAGATTGCGTAAGCCTACTAGGAGGTACATTGAAGAAGTTCCAAATAAAAAACCGAAATGTTTGAAGggaagagaaaaatatttggctgctgctacaaaagatacaagtCTGAAGGTTAGATCTCATAGTGAACTTCATAATGTGAGACGTAGAGCATTAACAGTAGTTCATGGGGAGAAACCTTTGCGTGTTGCTAGTATTCAGTCAGTGTCTGAAGTTCGGGCACGGAGGGGACGGCCAAAGAAACAGGTGACAAAACAGGCGCCAATTTTG CCGCCTGAATCTGATGAGGAACCTCTCTCATCTGAGTCTGAAGATGACCGTGTGacaaagaaaaaatctaaaaagcaTGATCGGAGAAAGCATCAAAGGATGTGGACCCTTTCCGAGGTGATGAAGTTGGTTGATGGTATTTCTGATCATGGAATAGGCCGATGGACTGATATAAAGAGGAACCTGTTTTCAGCATCTGCTTATCGCACTCCTATTGATCTCAGG GACAAATGGCGAAATCTTTTGAGAGCTAGCGGTGCACAAAAAGCAAGCAAAAAAGGG GTTGAGCAGAAGCAGGAGCATGCCTTGCGTCCCTTACCAACTTCTTTGCTAAAACGAGTCCGTGAACTAGCCAAAATTCATCCATATCCAAGGGTGCGCATGTCAAAGAAATCAAGTCTAGGTCAAGTTGCCCCTCTCATGCTTCCTGGGCCAAGTAAAGGTGCACCGTCTAATCTTGGCGGAGGAAGAACTGTACGTAGGAAGAACTGTACTTGA